A region from the Cannabis sativa cultivar Pink pepper isolate KNU-18-1 chromosome 9, ASM2916894v1, whole genome shotgun sequence genome encodes:
- the LOC115723940 gene encoding D-galacturonate reductase-like, with protein MAIIIPKIELRSSISSSCNNEIKAMPLVGMGTSSYPPTNMEKAKSTIVEAIKVGYRHFDTAFVYGSEEHLAKAIAEALSLGLIKSRDELFITTKLFATFAHRDLVVPAIKMSLRKLELEYVDMYIIHWPFKLSKDVKSLPVERELIEALDIKSVWEGMEECKRLGLTRDIGVSNFTCQMLHHLLSIAKIHPALNQVEMSPIWQQKKLREFCNEKGIHITAYSPLGAFGTQWGDNSVIECDVLQEIANSKGKTTAQIALRWVYEQGVSLVAKSYNKERMRTNLDIFDWSLTHEESHKIAQIPQRKTVTFASILGPHDLVLDIDQQL; from the exons ATGGCTATtattattcctaaaatagaatTGAGGAGTAGTATTAGTAGTAGTTGCAACAATGAGATCAAGGCCATGCCTTTGGTGGGGATGGGAACGTCCTCTTATCCTCCTACCAACATGGAAAAGGCGAAAAGCACCATTGTTGAAGCCATCAAAGTGGGGTACCGCCACTTTGACACGGCCTTTGTTTACGGCTCAGAGGAGCACTTGGCCAAAGCCATTGCGGAAGCTTTAAGCCTAGGCTTGATCAAATCTAGAGATGAGCTCTTCATCACTACCAAGCTTTTCGCCACCTTTGCCCATCGAGATCTTGTGGTGCCAGCAATCAAGATGAGTCTTAG AAAGCTTGAATTGGAGTATGTTGACATGTACATTATTCACTGGCCATTCAAATTGAGCAAAGATGTGAAAAGTTTGCCTGTGGAGAGGGAACTTATTGAAGCCTTAGATATAAAATCAGTATGGGAAGGCATGGAAGAGTGCAAGAGACTTGGCCTAACTAGGGACATTGGAGTCAGCAATTTCACTTGTCAAATGCTTCACCACCTACTTTCCATAGCCAAAATCCATCCAGCTCTCAACCAA GTGGAGATGAGCCCAATTTGGCAGCAGAAGAAATTAAGGGAGTTTTGTAATGAGAAAGGTATTCATATAACAGCTTACTCTCCATTGGGTGCCTTTGGGACTCAATGGGGAGACAATAGTGTCATAGAGTGTGATGTCCTCCAAGAAATTGCCAACTCCAAGGGAAAGACTACTGCTCAGATCGCATTGAGATGGGTGTACGAGCAAGGGGTTAGCTTAGTAGCAAAAAGTTACAACAAGGAAAGAATGAGAACAAACTTGGACATCTTTGATTGGTCTTTGACCCATGAAGAATCACATAAGATTGCTCAGATTCCCCAAAGAAAGACAGTTACTTTCGCATCTATCCTAGGGCCACACGACCTAGTACTTGATATTGATCAACAATTATGA